The following coding sequences lie in one Peribacillus frigoritolerans genomic window:
- a CDS encoding very short patch repair endonuclease — protein sequence MANKARLPETKETRSKIMSSIKAVSKLETFVSHELWHRGYRFRRNVRGMMGTPDIAIKKYKVVIFIDSCFWHFCPIHGKMPKSNIDFWVKKLERNQERDLEITKYYTDGNWHILRIWEHEVRKDFDNTIEKITTFINNAKEDVAHV from the coding sequence ATGGCAAATAAAGCACGATTACCAGAGACGAAAGAAACCCGGAGTAAAATCATGTCATCAATTAAAGCCGTTTCGAAGCTGGAAACGTTCGTTTCACATGAACTTTGGCACAGGGGGTATCGATTCAGGAGGAATGTCAGGGGGATGATGGGAACACCAGACATCGCCATCAAAAAGTATAAGGTAGTCATATTCATTGATTCGTGCTTTTGGCACTTTTGTCCGATACATGGAAAAATGCCGAAGAGCAATATAGATTTCTGGGTGAAGAAGCTTGAGAGAAACCAGGAACGCGATTTGGAAATCACAAAATATTATACAGATGGAAATTGGCATATCTTACGAATCTGGGAGCATGAGGTAAGGAAGGATTTTGATAATACCATCGAAAAAATCACCACTTTCATCAATAATGCCAAGGAAGATGTGGCACACGTATAA
- a CDS encoding AAA family ATPase, whose amino-acid sequence MGKWIFQGNPKHFDLDTYFLENEVINWSIRQKQYLDEIQQKDQVFIWRSDGRIKNSGGVIALCEIVSEPYENEGDFKVDLKVLECRLTAEEQMLFRHELKEIPDTMNLQIFKISQMTNYRLTDDEFNRLKNLWNSPSEIQDRLNLSTTEKFLHFFKDEAQNWFLTNIEYLQESYQFFNQFKKQENIQAMEWKDIQELGNHINAFRMPLAKKRALGNMNAPIDHYRKSFEYLIYGNDSIKDRIDRVLSDGEYKLFGFGTSVISELIGNLFPEEYCFYNQRDKVAAENILELTPNYSRGDSFATKLLKFQICMQENKIVDTYLEIVGKRTNLPIFYEIDQFFSFLFEKYGKIEYQTEEDDLPQFWLLAAGEGNSMWKDFHQNELIAIGWEEISDLKQYKSKREIAEALKEAFQLDHNPNNDALANYQFAHEMKIGDYVFIKKGIKQIIAYGKIVSDYKYDPTRERYQSLRKVEWLATGEWEIENNQLITKTLTDISPYEDFVKELLDMVGREKSVYLENDTTMPIVIEKAALYNSEQILTEVFMDEETIEEILETLDYKKNLILQGPPGVGKTFIAKRLAYLHLGTRDDTKIEMIQFHQSYSYEDFIRGYKPSAQGHFSLKDGIFYSFCKKAINDPESNYYMIIDEINRGNLSKIFGELMMLIEADKRGKKYSVKLAYSEGEDTFYIPKNLYLIGTMNTADRSLAMVDYALRRRFSFITLEPAFHTEQFEEYLINKGISQGFIDKLTTTISEINQEIIKDTVNLGKGYEIGHSYFCPTFEQVEDEQKWYERIIRLEIAPLLREYWFDQEDKVNGLLSRL is encoded by the coding sequence ATGGGCAAGTGGATTTTTCAAGGAAACCCAAAACATTTTGATTTAGATACATACTTCTTAGAAAATGAAGTCATAAACTGGTCAATCAGACAAAAGCAGTATTTGGATGAGATACAACAAAAAGATCAAGTCTTTATTTGGAGATCTGATGGCAGAATCAAAAATTCTGGCGGTGTAATCGCATTATGCGAAATTGTTTCAGAACCTTATGAAAATGAGGGGGATTTCAAGGTAGACTTAAAAGTACTCGAATGTCGTTTAACAGCAGAAGAACAAATGCTATTTCGTCATGAATTAAAAGAAATCCCAGATACAATGAACTTACAAATATTCAAAATCAGTCAAATGACAAACTACCGATTAACTGATGACGAATTCAATCGTCTCAAAAACCTATGGAATTCACCTTCAGAAATCCAAGATAGACTAAACCTTTCTACAACAGAAAAATTCCTTCATTTTTTTAAGGACGAAGCACAAAACTGGTTTTTGACGAATATTGAGTATTTACAAGAAAGCTATCAATTTTTCAATCAATTTAAAAAACAGGAAAACATACAAGCGATGGAATGGAAAGACATTCAGGAGTTGGGCAATCATATCAATGCTTTTCGAATGCCGCTTGCTAAGAAGCGAGCCCTCGGAAATATGAATGCTCCTATTGACCATTACCGAAAAAGCTTTGAATACCTTATTTACGGAAATGATTCCATCAAAGACCGAATTGATCGTGTTCTCTCTGATGGGGAATACAAGCTTTTTGGATTCGGAACAAGTGTTATCAGTGAATTAATAGGAAATCTTTTTCCAGAAGAATATTGTTTTTACAATCAAAGAGACAAGGTGGCAGCAGAAAATATCCTAGAACTGACTCCTAATTATTCACGAGGAGATTCCTTTGCGACCAAATTACTAAAATTCCAGATTTGCATGCAAGAAAATAAAATAGTGGACACATATCTTGAAATAGTCGGAAAGAGAACTAACCTGCCCATTTTTTATGAAATTGATCAATTCTTTAGTTTTCTATTTGAGAAATACGGGAAAATAGAATATCAAACTGAAGAGGATGATCTTCCACAATTTTGGCTATTAGCAGCTGGGGAAGGCAACTCGATGTGGAAGGATTTCCACCAAAATGAGCTAATAGCAATTGGCTGGGAAGAAATTAGTGACCTTAAACAATATAAAAGCAAGAGAGAAATAGCAGAAGCTTTAAAAGAAGCATTCCAGCTTGATCACAATCCTAATAATGATGCACTTGCCAACTATCAGTTCGCTCATGAAATGAAAATTGGCGATTATGTTTTTATCAAAAAAGGAATCAAACAGATTATTGCTTATGGAAAAATTGTTTCGGATTACAAATACGATCCAACACGTGAACGTTACCAATCATTGCGTAAGGTAGAATGGCTAGCAACTGGGGAATGGGAAATTGAAAATAATCAGTTGATCACCAAAACCCTAACAGATATCAGTCCCTATGAGGATTTTGTAAAAGAATTGTTAGATATGGTCGGAAGAGAAAAGTCTGTTTATCTAGAAAATGATACAACTATGCCTATTGTTATTGAAAAAGCTGCTCTCTATAATAGTGAGCAAATTCTCACAGAAGTTTTTATGGATGAAGAAACGATAGAGGAAATCCTTGAAACTCTTGATTATAAGAAAAATCTCATTCTCCAAGGGCCGCCAGGAGTAGGAAAAACCTTTATTGCTAAGCGACTTGCTTATCTACATTTGGGCACTAGGGATGATACGAAAATAGAAATGATTCAGTTTCATCAATCTTATTCTTATGAAGACTTTATTAGAGGTTATAAACCGAGTGCACAAGGGCACTTTTCTTTAAAGGATGGCATTTTTTACTCCTTCTGTAAAAAAGCGATTAATGATCCGGAAAGCAATTATTATATGATTATTGATGAAATTAATCGAGGAAACCTTTCGAAGATTTTCGGAGAACTAATGATGCTGATTGAAGCTGATAAACGAGGAAAGAAATATTCCGTAAAGCTTGCTTATAGTGAAGGTGAGGATACTTTTTATATTCCTAAAAACTTATATCTTATTGGAACAATGAACACTGCTGACCGTTCATTAGCCATGGTAGATTATGCCCTTCGTAGAAGATTCTCGTTTATTACTTTGGAACCAGCTTTCCATACAGAACAATTTGAAGAATATCTAATCAATAAAGGAATTAGTCAAGGATTTATCGATAAATTAACCACAACCATTAGTGAAATCAATCAGGAAATCATAAAAGATACTGTCAACCTGGGCAAAGGATATGAGATTGGACATAGTTATTTCTGCCCTACCTTCGAGCAGGTGGAGGATGAGCAAAAATGGTATGAACGGATTATTCGCTTAGAAATTGCCCCATTGCTTAGAGAGTATTGGTTTGATCAGGAGGATAAAGTAAATGGTCTCCTCTCCAGACTCTAA
- a CDS encoding sodium:solute symporter family transporter: MGNDIHFDLHISISTITTIKSDIAPTEKVFIWAAMNIVPTWLGVIIASGIMAAALSSCSSFLQIIGSSITRDIMEQSRKKEYTDQHLLRASRISMVVISLIILLIGLFQPPAVMWIGYFAATLFAASWGPIAISSIFSKKVTKEGAFWSIVFGFFGVILGESLGMFGISLPVYFNPVIIGLILSIGALIIGSKYGTITIEESEFQANILQTPIEIDEQKEMNITRRYPAYLMISGVMIIMVTLVFYYWPINMN, encoded by the coding sequence TTGGGCAACGATATCCATTTTGACCTTCATATCAGCATCTCGACAATCACCACCATTAAAAGCGATATCGCCCCAACGGAAAAGGTATTCATTTGGGCTGCGATGAATATTGTCCCGACATGGCTTGGCGTCATCATCGCTAGCGGGATCATGGCTGCGGCATTATCATCCTGTTCGAGCTTCCTGCAGATTATAGGAAGCAGCATTACACGGGATATCATGGAACAATCACGGAAAAAGGAATACACAGATCAACATCTATTACGGGCCAGCCGCATTTCCATGGTTGTGATCAGCTTGATCATTCTATTGATTGGATTGTTTCAGCCGCCTGCCGTCATGTGGATCGGCTACTTTGCGGCAACATTATTTGCGGCATCATGGGGGCCGATTGCCATATCAAGCATATTTTCAAAGAAGGTAACGAAAGAAGGAGCATTTTGGAGCATCGTATTCGGCTTCTTTGGCGTGATTCTCGGAGAAAGCCTCGGCATGTTCGGAATAAGCCTTCCCGTTTACTTCAATCCTGTCATCATCGGTTTAATCTTAAGCATAGGCGCACTTATCATTGGCTCCAAGTATGGAACGATCACCATCGAAGAAAGTGAGTTTCAGGCAAATATCCTTCAAACCCCCATTGAAATAGACGAGCAAAAAGAAATGAACATCACCCGCAGATACCCGGCCTATTTAATGATCAGCGGCGTCATGATTATCATGGTTACACTAGTGTTTTATTATTGGCCAATAAATATGAATTGA
- a CDS encoding ZIP family metal transporter, translating to MWNAVFWGGVSGSAVLLGALAAIFIPIKKNIIGYIMAFGTGVLIGAAAYELLADSVSDGGIWATAIGFIAGAAVFTALDLLISKKGADKRKRSNNSSSKEAGLAIFIGTVMDAIPESIMIGASLISGGSVSWLLVIAIFISNIPEGLSSTTGLLKSDYSKKKIMLLWFSVLIISALSSMSGYLFLDHAPDYVLAAMAAFAGGGIIAMIASTMMPEAYEDGGPITGIFTAAGLLISLVLDSM from the coding sequence ATGTGGAATGCGGTCTTTTGGGGAGGGGTTTCGGGTTCTGCTGTCCTGCTTGGCGCACTTGCCGCCATCTTCATTCCGATCAAGAAAAACATCATTGGCTATATCATGGCTTTTGGTACGGGTGTATTGATTGGTGCCGCGGCATATGAGCTGCTTGCTGATTCGGTGAGTGATGGAGGAATTTGGGCGACGGCAATCGGATTCATCGCAGGGGCCGCCGTATTTACTGCCTTGGATTTACTTATTTCCAAAAAAGGTGCGGATAAAAGGAAACGGTCCAATAATAGCTCCTCGAAGGAAGCGGGCCTAGCCATTTTTATCGGGACGGTTATGGATGCCATACCGGAGTCGATCATGATTGGCGCAAGCTTAATAAGCGGCGGCTCGGTAAGCTGGTTATTGGTCATTGCCATCTTTATCAGTAATATTCCGGAGGGGCTCTCAAGTACAACAGGTCTGCTCAAAAGTGACTATTCCAAAAAGAAAATCATGCTGCTGTGGTTTTCTGTCCTGATCATTTCGGCACTATCCTCGATGTCGGGCTATCTATTTCTCGATCATGCCCCGGACTATGTCCTGGCAGCGATGGCAGCCTTTGCAGGCGGCGGGATCATTGCCATGATTGCCTCAACGATGATGCCTGAAGCATATGAAGACGGAGGGCCGATCACGGGCATATTCACCGCTGCGGGCCTGCTTATATCTTTGGTTTTGGATTCGATGTGA
- a CDS encoding Msr family ABC-F type ribosomal protection protein, whose product MEQICFGLENVEVAYLDKEIFKIERLAVHQFDRIGIVGKNGTGKSTLLKLLAGEIQPTSGKVKCYVDRGYFEQVEAPAVAEADPALLGRLAVPRNSGSLSGGEQTRLKLAQLFTHYNEALLIDEPTTHLDQEGISFLLDELRYYYGALVLISHDRAVLDELVTTIWEVHEGEVHVYSGNYSEYTAQKKLKREQQRQAHEQFIKEKSRLEKAAQEKMKKAEKIAQAGRLSKKEANAKPNKSFMTKSKGTSQKSAQRAAKAIEHRVEKLQEVEAVQEEREIVFRQSKQLELHNKFPIMADRLTLQVKEKVLLDEVSFQLPLGKKIAITGSNGSGKSTLLHHIANNGAGLTLSPKVKMGYFRQMSYRFAEDETVLQFLGNRSEYDEGFLRSVLHSMQFVGTDILKSVQSLSGGEAIRLQLCQLFLGEYNILLLDEPTNFLDINAIQALERFIAAYDGTILFVSHDQAFINHAADLQYKIQAKKLVQVLLLR is encoded by the coding sequence ATGGAACAAATATGTTTTGGATTAGAAAATGTCGAAGTGGCATATTTAGATAAAGAGATATTTAAGATTGAACGATTGGCTGTACATCAATTTGACCGCATCGGCATCGTCGGGAAAAATGGTACAGGGAAAAGTACGTTATTGAAGTTACTTGCTGGAGAAATTCAACCGACAAGCGGAAAAGTAAAGTGTTACGTTGATCGTGGCTATTTTGAGCAAGTTGAAGCGCCTGCTGTTGCAGAAGCTGATCCAGCGTTACTGGGAAGATTGGCAGTTCCGCGAAATTCAGGGTCGCTAAGCGGCGGTGAGCAAACAAGGCTAAAGCTTGCCCAATTGTTTACCCACTATAATGAAGCGTTACTTATCGATGAGCCGACAACCCACTTGGACCAAGAAGGCATTTCGTTTTTACTTGATGAATTACGCTATTACTATGGTGCGCTTGTCTTAATTAGTCATGACAGGGCTGTATTGGATGAACTCGTCACAACGATATGGGAAGTGCATGAAGGCGAGGTACATGTATATTCAGGAAATTACAGCGAGTACACTGCACAGAAGAAGTTAAAACGTGAACAACAGAGGCAAGCTCATGAACAATTCATTAAAGAAAAGAGCCGGCTTGAAAAAGCGGCGCAGGAAAAAATGAAAAAGGCTGAAAAAATCGCTCAAGCTGGAAGATTGTCAAAAAAAGAGGCGAATGCAAAACCGAATAAGTCGTTTATGACGAAATCGAAAGGCACAAGCCAAAAATCCGCACAACGTGCAGCGAAGGCAATTGAGCATCGAGTGGAAAAGCTTCAGGAAGTGGAAGCAGTACAAGAGGAAAGGGAAATCGTATTTCGCCAGTCAAAGCAATTGGAATTGCATAATAAGTTCCCGATAATGGCGGACCGACTGACTCTTCAAGTGAAGGAGAAAGTATTATTGGATGAAGTGAGTTTCCAGCTGCCACTCGGTAAAAAAATAGCCATCACAGGCAGCAACGGCAGCGGAAAAAGTACTTTGCTACACCATATTGCGAATAATGGTGCAGGTTTAACTCTTTCTCCAAAAGTAAAAATGGGTTACTTCCGCCAAATGAGCTATAGATTTGCTGAAGATGAAACGGTACTTCAATTCCTGGGGAACCGCTCAGAATATGATGAAGGATTTTTAAGAAGTGTCCTGCATTCGATGCAGTTCGTCGGGACGGATATACTGAAAAGCGTTCAGTCCTTAAGTGGCGGAGAAGCGATTCGCCTCCAGCTTTGTCAGTTGTTTCTAGGCGAATACAACATTCTGTTATTAGATGAACCGACCAATTTTTTAGATATTAATGCCATTCAAGCGTTAGAACGATTTATAGCGGCATATGATGGGACGATACTATTTGTATCCCATGATCAAGCGTTCATAAATCATGCAGCAGATCTTCAATATAAAATTCAGGCAAAAAAATTGGTTCAAGTGTTACTTTTAAGGTAA
- the dcm gene encoding DNA (cytosine-5-)-methyltransferase: MINAIELFAGVGGFRLGLEAAKGFDVVWGNQWEPSKKSQDAFNCYARQFDRGIHSNEDISTVDEKIFVNQGIELIVGGFPCQDYSVARSLSGEKGIQGKKGVLFWEIMRLAEGIRPKYILLENVDRLLKSPSKQRGRDFSIMLASFRDLNYSVEWRVVNAAEYGQAQRRRRVFIFAIRNDTPYVKSRAMEDDAVMLHERGFFANAFPVKWEISKKHKPHSFMMEEGILEISDEFTMTYLNSGIMRDGAVYTEELLPIEERPRLLGEILQSGVDEKYYLSKDAIEKFRYLKGPKKIERTAANGHKYVFSEGGMAFPESLDKPGRTMLTSEGTVNRSSHVVEDPETKRLRILTPVECERLNGFPDHWTEGMSERMRYFCMGNALVVGLIERMAKRILEIEEEDAAAIKVNPQQLSLF, from the coding sequence ATGATAAATGCAATTGAATTATTTGCGGGGGTCGGTGGGTTCCGGCTGGGCCTTGAGGCGGCAAAAGGTTTTGATGTGGTTTGGGGTAACCAATGGGAACCTTCAAAAAAATCACAGGATGCTTTTAACTGTTATGCTAGACAGTTCGATAGAGGAATACACTCCAATGAAGATATTTCTACGGTAGATGAAAAGATATTTGTAAATCAAGGGATTGAACTAATTGTAGGCGGTTTTCCTTGTCAAGATTACTCCGTTGCCCGAAGTCTTTCCGGAGAAAAGGGAATTCAAGGGAAGAAGGGTGTCCTTTTCTGGGAAATCATGAGGCTTGCTGAAGGAATCAGGCCGAAGTATATCTTGCTGGAAAATGTGGACCGTTTATTGAAGTCTCCATCGAAACAGCGCGGAAGGGATTTTTCCATCATGCTGGCAAGCTTCAGGGATTTGAATTACTCAGTCGAATGGAGAGTCGTCAATGCTGCGGAGTATGGACAAGCACAGAGGAGGCGACGCGTCTTCATTTTTGCCATCAGGAACGATACGCCGTATGTCAAAAGTAGGGCCATGGAAGATGATGCGGTAATGTTGCATGAACGAGGTTTCTTCGCTAATGCATTCCCGGTCAAATGGGAAATTTCCAAAAAGCATAAACCACATTCATTCATGATGGAAGAAGGTATTCTGGAAATTTCAGATGAGTTCACGATGACCTACTTGAATTCAGGAATCATGAGAGATGGCGCTGTATATACCGAGGAATTGCTGCCAATTGAGGAGCGGCCACGGCTATTAGGTGAAATCTTGCAATCTGGTGTCGATGAAAAGTATTATCTTAGCAAGGATGCAATCGAGAAATTCCGTTACCTTAAGGGCCCGAAAAAGATTGAGAGGACGGCTGCTAACGGACATAAATATGTATTCTCCGAGGGTGGGATGGCTTTCCCTGAATCGTTGGACAAGCCAGGCCGTACGATGCTGACAAGTGAAGGGACTGTGAATCGGAGCAGCCATGTGGTTGAAGATCCCGAAACGAAAAGGCTTCGCATCCTGACCCCGGTAGAGTGTGAAAGATTGAATGGGTTCCCAGATCATTGGACGGAAGGAATGTCCGAACGGATGAGGTACTTCTGTATGGGGAATGCCTTGGTGGTCGGACTGATTGAAAGAATGGCCAAGCGAATTCTCGAAATCGAGGAAGAAGATGCAGCAGCTATTAAAGTGAATCCACAACAACTTAGTTTATTTTAA
- the mcrC gene encoding 5-methylcytosine-specific restriction endonuclease system specificity protein McrC — MVSSPDSNKIPIKNLYYMLCYAWGHLAEKDFANISRENEKDMKHLLTRILLVKLRSLIKKGFYREYKSYQEELSNLRGRIHFQESINTISFKRGKMHCEFEDMSHDILHNQIIKSTLVKLIQSSNLDPTLKGEVRQLYPYFEGISTIKLDPQIFYKIKLHRSNQHYRFVLDICRFLFESLLMHEEGLETTFADFEREPKAMARLFEEFVRSFYKIELPEFKVYRENIYWEAEGENTAYLPLMQTDISLENIEWKIIMDTKYYQNSLIQNWGSQKLISGNLYQLFAYLSNHKKAIGKETIGILLYPKTGKALNLSYVVKGFPMKIFTVDLNSNWESIHERLLEIVVLR; from the coding sequence ATGGTCTCCTCTCCAGACTCTAACAAAATTCCAATTAAAAATCTCTATTATATGCTTTGCTATGCATGGGGACATTTAGCAGAGAAAGACTTTGCCAACATTTCTCGTGAAAATGAAAAGGATATGAAGCACCTTTTGACAAGGATTCTACTAGTTAAACTCCGATCCCTAATCAAAAAAGGGTTTTATAGAGAATACAAGAGCTATCAAGAGGAACTATCAAACTTAAGAGGAAGAATCCATTTTCAGGAATCTATTAATACTATTTCCTTTAAACGAGGAAAAATGCATTGTGAATTTGAAGATATGAGCCATGACATTCTCCACAACCAGATTATCAAGTCTACCCTGGTTAAATTGATCCAAAGTTCAAACTTAGATCCAACGCTTAAAGGAGAGGTTCGTCAACTATACCCGTATTTTGAAGGTATCAGTACTATTAAGCTTGATCCCCAAATTTTTTATAAGATCAAGCTCCACAGAAGTAACCAACATTATCGTTTTGTATTGGATATTTGTCGTTTTCTATTTGAATCGTTGTTAATGCATGAGGAGGGTCTAGAAACTACATTCGCAGATTTTGAAAGAGAACCAAAAGCGATGGCACGTCTTTTCGAGGAGTTCGTTCGCTCCTTTTATAAAATAGAGTTACCAGAATTCAAAGTTTACCGAGAAAACATTTATTGGGAAGCAGAGGGAGAAAACACCGCCTATCTCCCCCTCATGCAAACAGATATTTCACTTGAAAATATTGAGTGGAAAATTATCATGGATACAAAATACTATCAAAACTCGCTTATACAAAACTGGGGATCTCAAAAACTAATTAGCGGAAATCTCTATCAGCTTTTTGCTTATTTAAGTAATCATAAAAAAGCTATAGGGAAGGAAACAATAGGCATCCTACTGTATCCAAAAACCGGTAAGGCACTGAATCTCTCCTATGTAGTGAAGGGCTTTCCTATGAAAATTTTCACAGTGGATTTAAATAGCAACTGGGAATCTATCCATGAAAGGTTACTTGAAATAGTTGTATTAAGGTAG
- a CDS encoding DMT family transporter, giving the protein MDWLFLILAGLLEVVGVIGIKKTAEKNNLINNIILIAGFVLSFQLLVRAMETIPLSTAYAVWTGIGTVGAAIVGMVFFKESKSWIRVVCILGVIFSIVGLKVVN; this is encoded by the coding sequence ATGGATTGGTTGTTTCTTATATTGGCAGGATTATTAGAAGTCGTAGGTGTTATCGGGATAAAGAAGACGGCTGAAAAAAATAACTTGATAAATAATATCATTTTAATAGCCGGTTTCGTTTTAAGCTTTCAGTTACTGGTCAGGGCAATGGAAACGATCCCTTTATCAACAGCCTATGCCGTATGGACAGGTATCGGAACCGTTGGAGCTGCGATTGTCGGGATGGTTTTCTTTAAAGAATCAAAGAGCTGGATAAGGGTTGTCTGCATACTGGGTGTTATTTTTTCAATCGTCGGATTAAAGGTCGTAAATTAA
- a CDS encoding DMT family transporter: MSESKAWLHVIIGGLLEVIWASGFKYEAIPPIIVIISLLTSFDLIIKAAKVLPIGTVYAVFAGMGIIGTTIVEVIFSGGIVSPLRIAFILLLLACIVGLKLTAKGSEN; encoded by the coding sequence ATGAGTGAATCCAAAGCATGGTTACACGTAATTATAGGCGGCCTGCTTGAAGTAATATGGGCAAGCGGCTTTAAATATGAAGCTATACCGCCTATTATTGTCATCATTTCATTACTGACAAGCTTTGATTTAATTATAAAAGCAGCTAAAGTATTACCGATAGGCACTGTATACGCAGTATTTGCGGGAATGGGGATAATTGGAACGACAATTGTTGAAGTCATTTTTTCTGGCGGCATTGTCAGCCCATTAAGAATTGCCTTCATTTTATTACTGTTAGCTTGTATTGTTGGATTGAAATTGACGGCTAAGGGAAGTGAAAATTGA
- a CDS encoding L,D-transpeptidase family protein, with the protein MIHTVKPGETLTQISRDYRKPLSAIIAANPTINPNVINPGQPIMIPGFPPADTIPFQIDVSVNNRRLRLLKDGVLQKQYPIAVGRMLFGTPVGQFIIINKAPNPGGPFGTMWMSLSKEHYGIHGTNDPSSIGKAVSKGCIRMHNRDVEELSRTVPIGTPVSIHP; encoded by the coding sequence CTGATTCATACAGTTAAACCAGGTGAAACACTGACACAGATATCCAGGGACTATCGGAAACCGCTATCGGCCATCATCGCTGCTAACCCGACCATAAATCCAAATGTCATTAATCCTGGTCAGCCCATAATGATCCCTGGTTTTCCCCCTGCTGATACCATTCCATTTCAAATCGATGTGTCCGTTAACAATCGCAGGCTAAGACTGCTTAAAGATGGAGTACTGCAAAAACAATATCCGATTGCTGTTGGAAGAATGCTGTTCGGTACACCGGTAGGACAATTCATCATCATTAATAAAGCCCCCAACCCCGGAGGCCCCTTCGGTACAATGTGGATGAGTTTATCCAAAGAACACTATGGCATTCATGGAACGAATGACCCCAGCTCGATCGGTAAGGCCGTATCCAAAGGCTGTATTCGCATGCATAATCGGGACGTGGAGGAATTATCAAGGACTGTTCCTATCGGGACACCGGTTTCGATTCATCCTTAA